One region of Pagrus major chromosome 7, Pma_NU_1.0 genomic DNA includes:
- the LOC140999428 gene encoding kelch-like protein 12 isoform X1, which produces MCSYSYCLPVVEKVFKSFNDSWSSLRTLRDSQGDMAPKDIMTNSHAKSILNAMNSLRKSNTLCDITLRVENTDFPAHRIVLAACSDYFCAMFTSELAEKGKSFVDIQGLTAATMEILLDFVYTETVLVTVENVQELLPAACLLQLKGVKRACCDFLESQLDPSNCLGIRDFAETHNCLDLMQAAELFSQKHFSEVVQHEEFMLLSQTEVEKLIKCDEIQVDSEEPVFEAVLNWVKHNRKEREPYLPDMLEFVRMPLLTPRYITDVIDAEPLIRCSLPCRDLVDEAKKFHLRPELRSEMQGPRTQARLGAKEVLLVIGGFGSQQSPIDIVEKYDPKTQEWSFLPNIARKRRYVATVSLHDRVYVIGGYDGRSRLSSVECLDYTADEDGVWYTVATMNVRRGLAGATTLGDMIYVAGGFDGSRRHTSMERYDPNIDQWSMLGDMQTAREGAGLVVASGLIYCLGGYDGLNILNSVERYDPHTGHWTSVTPMATKRSGAGVALLNDHIYVVGGFDGVSHLDSVEVYNIRTDYWTTVASMTTPRCYVGATVLRGRLYAIAGYDGNSLLSSIECYDPVIDSWEVVTSMATQRCDAGVCVLREK; this is translated from the exons ATGTGTAGCTATAGTTATTGCCTcccagtggtggaaaaagtattCAAATCTTTCAACG ATTCCTGGAGTAGTTTGAGAACCTTGAGAGATTCTCAAGGCGACATGGCTCCCAAGGACATCATGACCAATTCCCATGCCAAATCCATCCTCAATGCGATGAACTCACTCCGCAAGAGCAACACACTCTGTGATATCACTCTGAGGGTGGAGAACACAGATTTCCCAGCTCACCGGATCGTCTTGGCTGCCTGCAGTGACTACTTTTGTGCCATGTTCACTAGTGAG CTTGCAGAGAAGGGAAAATCTTTTGTCGACATTCAGGGGCTCACTGCAGCGACTATGGAGATCCTGTTGGACTTTGTCTACACAGAGACAGTGTTAGTCACAGTGGAGAACGTCCAAGAACTACTCCCTGCAGCGTGTTTGCTGCAGCTCAAAG GGGTGAAAAGAGCATGTTGTGATTTTTTGGAGAGTCAGCTCGATCCCTCCAACTGTCTGGGTATTCGCGACTTTGCCGAAACTCACAATTGCCTTGACCTGATGCAAGCCGCCGAGCTCTTTTCCCAGAAACATTTCTCCGAGGTGGTTCAGCATGAGGAGTTCATGCTGCTCAGCCAGACAGAAGTTGAAAAGCttataaaatgtgatgaaattCAG GTGGACTCAGAGGAGCCAGTATTTGAAGCTGTATTAAACTGGGTCAAACACAACCGAAAAGAGCGAGAGCCCTACCTGCCAGACATGCTCGAGTTCGTTCGAATGCCACTCCTGACCCCCCGCTACATTACAGATGTCATTGATGCCGAG CCCCTCATTCGGTGTAGCCTGCCATGCCGAGACCTCGTTGATGAAGCCAAGAAATTCCACTTAAGACCGGAGCTAAGGAGTGAGATGCAGGGCCCACGCACACAAGCTAGACTAG GTGCCAAAGAAGTCCTGTTGGTTATAGGTGGGTTCGGCAGCCAACAATCACCGATAGACATAGTTGAGAAATATGATCCGAAAACACAAGAATGGAGCTTCCTTCCT AACATTGCACGGAAAAGGCGTTATGTCGCCACAGTGTCCCTCCACGATCGAGTTTACGTCATCGGAGGCTACGACGGTCGGTCGAGGCTCAGCTCCGTGGAGTGCCTGGACTACACAGCAGACGAGGACGGTGTTTGGTACACAGTCGCCACCATGAATGTGCGGCGTGGCCTCGCTGGAGCCACAACACTCGGAG ACATGATCTATGTTGCCGGTGGCTTCGATGGCAGCCGACGCCATACCAGCATGGAGCGATATGACCCAAACATCGACCAGTGGAGCATGCTGGGAGACATGCAGACAGCTAGAGAAGGAGCAGGTCTGGTGGTGGCCAGTGGACTCATATACTGTCTAG GTGGATACGATGGACTGAATATCCTGAATTCAGTGGAGCGGTATGACCCACACACAGGCCACTGGACAAGTGTTACACCCATGGCCACCAAGCGGTCAG gAGCTGGTGTGGCTTTACTCAATGACCATATCTATGTAGTGGGAGGCTTTGATGGCGTTTCACACCTCGACTCTGTCGAGGTCTACAACATCAGAACAGACTATTGGACCACTGTAGCCAGTATGACCACTCCTCGATGTTACGTAGGAGCAACCGTTCTCCGAGGACGTCTCTACGCCATCGCCGG ATATGATGGGAACTCTCTCCTCAGCAGTATTGAATGTTACGACCCGGTTATCGACTCCTGGGAGGTTGTCACTTCGATGGCGACACAGCGGTGCGATGCAGGCGTCTGCGTTCTACGAGAAAAGTGA
- the LOC140999428 gene encoding kelch-like protein 12 isoform X2: MAPKDIMTNSHAKSILNAMNSLRKSNTLCDITLRVENTDFPAHRIVLAACSDYFCAMFTSELAEKGKSFVDIQGLTAATMEILLDFVYTETVLVTVENVQELLPAACLLQLKGVKRACCDFLESQLDPSNCLGIRDFAETHNCLDLMQAAELFSQKHFSEVVQHEEFMLLSQTEVEKLIKCDEIQVDSEEPVFEAVLNWVKHNRKEREPYLPDMLEFVRMPLLTPRYITDVIDAEPLIRCSLPCRDLVDEAKKFHLRPELRSEMQGPRTQARLGAKEVLLVIGGFGSQQSPIDIVEKYDPKTQEWSFLPNIARKRRYVATVSLHDRVYVIGGYDGRSRLSSVECLDYTADEDGVWYTVATMNVRRGLAGATTLGDMIYVAGGFDGSRRHTSMERYDPNIDQWSMLGDMQTAREGAGLVVASGLIYCLGGYDGLNILNSVERYDPHTGHWTSVTPMATKRSGAGVALLNDHIYVVGGFDGVSHLDSVEVYNIRTDYWTTVASMTTPRCYVGATVLRGRLYAIAGYDGNSLLSSIECYDPVIDSWEVVTSMATQRCDAGVCVLREK, encoded by the exons ATGGCTCCCAAGGACATCATGACCAATTCCCATGCCAAATCCATCCTCAATGCGATGAACTCACTCCGCAAGAGCAACACACTCTGTGATATCACTCTGAGGGTGGAGAACACAGATTTCCCAGCTCACCGGATCGTCTTGGCTGCCTGCAGTGACTACTTTTGTGCCATGTTCACTAGTGAG CTTGCAGAGAAGGGAAAATCTTTTGTCGACATTCAGGGGCTCACTGCAGCGACTATGGAGATCCTGTTGGACTTTGTCTACACAGAGACAGTGTTAGTCACAGTGGAGAACGTCCAAGAACTACTCCCTGCAGCGTGTTTGCTGCAGCTCAAAG GGGTGAAAAGAGCATGTTGTGATTTTTTGGAGAGTCAGCTCGATCCCTCCAACTGTCTGGGTATTCGCGACTTTGCCGAAACTCACAATTGCCTTGACCTGATGCAAGCCGCCGAGCTCTTTTCCCAGAAACATTTCTCCGAGGTGGTTCAGCATGAGGAGTTCATGCTGCTCAGCCAGACAGAAGTTGAAAAGCttataaaatgtgatgaaattCAG GTGGACTCAGAGGAGCCAGTATTTGAAGCTGTATTAAACTGGGTCAAACACAACCGAAAAGAGCGAGAGCCCTACCTGCCAGACATGCTCGAGTTCGTTCGAATGCCACTCCTGACCCCCCGCTACATTACAGATGTCATTGATGCCGAG CCCCTCATTCGGTGTAGCCTGCCATGCCGAGACCTCGTTGATGAAGCCAAGAAATTCCACTTAAGACCGGAGCTAAGGAGTGAGATGCAGGGCCCACGCACACAAGCTAGACTAG GTGCCAAAGAAGTCCTGTTGGTTATAGGTGGGTTCGGCAGCCAACAATCACCGATAGACATAGTTGAGAAATATGATCCGAAAACACAAGAATGGAGCTTCCTTCCT AACATTGCACGGAAAAGGCGTTATGTCGCCACAGTGTCCCTCCACGATCGAGTTTACGTCATCGGAGGCTACGACGGTCGGTCGAGGCTCAGCTCCGTGGAGTGCCTGGACTACACAGCAGACGAGGACGGTGTTTGGTACACAGTCGCCACCATGAATGTGCGGCGTGGCCTCGCTGGAGCCACAACACTCGGAG ACATGATCTATGTTGCCGGTGGCTTCGATGGCAGCCGACGCCATACCAGCATGGAGCGATATGACCCAAACATCGACCAGTGGAGCATGCTGGGAGACATGCAGACAGCTAGAGAAGGAGCAGGTCTGGTGGTGGCCAGTGGACTCATATACTGTCTAG GTGGATACGATGGACTGAATATCCTGAATTCAGTGGAGCGGTATGACCCACACACAGGCCACTGGACAAGTGTTACACCCATGGCCACCAAGCGGTCAG gAGCTGGTGTGGCTTTACTCAATGACCATATCTATGTAGTGGGAGGCTTTGATGGCGTTTCACACCTCGACTCTGTCGAGGTCTACAACATCAGAACAGACTATTGGACCACTGTAGCCAGTATGACCACTCCTCGATGTTACGTAGGAGCAACCGTTCTCCGAGGACGTCTCTACGCCATCGCCGG ATATGATGGGAACTCTCTCCTCAGCAGTATTGAATGTTACGACCCGGTTATCGACTCCTGGGAGGTTGTCACTTCGATGGCGACACAGCGGTGCGATGCAGGCGTCTGCGTTCTACGAGAAAAGTGA
- the tuba5 gene encoding tubulin alpha 5, with protein MRECISIHVGQAGVQTGNACWELFCLEHGVGPDGVFLDCPSQQNSREDPFNTFFNTGSSGRHVPRALYVDLEPTVVDEVRTGMYKDLFHPEQLISGKEDAANNYARGHYTVGKEIIDGVMERVRKMTDQCTGLQGFLVFHSFGGGTGSGFTSLLMERLSVDYGKKSKLEFSVYPAPQVSTAVVEPYNAVLTTHTTLEHSDCAFMVDNEAIYDICRRNMDIESPGYINLNRLIGQIVSSITASLRFEGALNVDLTEFQTNLVPFPRIHFPLVTYSPIISAEKAYHEQLSVAEITSACFEPANQMVKCDPRHGKYMACCMLYRGDVVPKDVNAAIANIKTRRSIQFVDWCPTGFKVGINYQPPTAVPGGDLAKVQRAVCMLSNTTAIAEAWSRLDHKFDLMYAKRAFVHWYVGEGMEEGEFAEAREDLACLEKDYEELGQMNSESDDDYEY; from the exons ATG AGAGAGTGCATCTCCATCCACGTGGGTCAGGCAGGTGTCCAGACAGGAAATGCCTGCTGGGAGCTCTTCTGCCTCGAGCACGGCGTCGGTCCTGATGGTGTCTTCCTGGACTGTCCATCACAACAGAACTCTCGTGAGGACCCGTTCAACACCTTCTTCAACACTGGGAGCTCTGGGCGTCATGTCCCCAGAGCATTATATGTGGACCTGGAGCCCACTGTGGTTG ATGAAGTGAGGACTGGAATGTACAAGGACCTTTTCCACCCTGAGCAGCTGATTTCTGGAAAGGAGGATGCAGCCAACAACTACGCTCGAGGACACTACACTGTGGGGAAAGAAATCATCGATGGAGTCATGGAGCGTGTTCGTAAAATG ACCGACCAGTGCACTGGCCTTCAGGGCTTCCTGGTTTTCCACAGCTTCGGCGGTGGCACCGGCTCTGGTTTCACCTCCCTGCTGATGGAGCGTCTGTCTGTCGACTACGGCAAGAAGTCCAAGCTGGAGTTTTCCGTCTACCCCGCTCCCCAGGTGTCCACCGCTGTGGTGGAGCCCTACAATGCCGTCCTCACCACCCACACCACCCTGGAGCACTCTGACTGTGCCTTCATGGTGGATAACGAGGCCATCTACGACATATGTCGCCGCAACATGGACATTGAGAGTCCTGGTTACATCAACCTCAACAGGTTGATCGGTCAGATTGTGTCCTCCATCACTGCCTCCCTTCGTTTCGAAGGTGCCCTCAATGTTGATCTGACAGAGTTCCAGACCAACTTGGTCCCATTTCCACGTATCCACTTCCCTCTGGTGACCTACTCACCCATCATCTCTGCTGAGAAGGCTTACCATGAGCAGCTCTCAGTGGCTGAGATCACAAGTGCCTGCTTCGAACCAGCCAATCAGATGGTCAAGTGTGACCCTCGTCACGGCAAGTACATGGCTTGCTGCATGCTGTACCGAGGTGACGTCGTCCCTAAGGATGTAAACGCTGCCATCGCAAATATAAAGACCAGGCGCTCCATTCAGTTTGTCGACTGGTGCCCAACTGGCTTCAAG GTCGGCATTAATTACCAACCTCCAACTGCGGTCCCTGGTGGAGACCTGGCCAAGGTCCAGAGGGCTGTGTGCATGCTGAGCAACACCACTGCTATTGCAGAGGCCTGGTCCCGCCTTGATCACAAGTTTGATCTGATGTACGCTAAGCGTGCGTTCGTCCACTGGTACGTGGGTGAGGGGATGGAGGAAGGAGAGTTTGCAGAAGCCAGAGAGGACCTGGCCTGTCTTGAAAAGGATTACGAAGAGTTGGGTCAGATGAACAGCGAGTCTGACGACGACTATGAATACTGA